ACATGAGCGAGCGGACCGTCCGGCACAGCGGCCCGGCGTCGCGCGCCGTCGGTGGACGAGGAGGGCCGGCGGCGTGAGCGTCACTCCCCGGGCCGAGGGCACCGCGCCGGAACTCACCGGCCTGCGGGTGGCGTACGGCGGCGCGGTCTATCCGGCCGAGGAGATCGCCCGGGGCGCGGCGTACGAGTTGTTCAGCGCCGACGAGGTGGCCGGGTTCGAGTGGATGCCCCGGCCGAACTCGGCGCTGCCGTGGCGACGGTTCGTGCACGTCACCGAGGTCACCGCCGTGCACGGGGCGACCGGACCGGTCGAGGATCCGGAGGCACCGTTGCTGGTGCCGTTGCATCGTGAGCGGGGCTGGTCGGAGGTGCACCGACTGGCCCAGCAGCCGGCCGCCGCCGACGATCCGCTGGTCACCGCGGTGCGCGCCTCGGCCGGCGTACGACGTGGCACGCGGATGATGAAGATCCTCTCCCCCCGGCAGCTCGCCGGGTACGTGCGGGGCTGGCTGCCGCACGGGTTCTGCTACCGGGAACACGACGTGGCGCACCTGCGCACCCCGGCGACCACCACCGTGCTGCGTACCGACGGCGGGGGTGGCCGGGACGGGGTGGACGTGACGTACGCGCTGCGCTGGCGCGCCGCCGACCCGGGCGACTACGACGTGCCGGCCGGCGCGGCGTACCGGGGGCTGGCCGCGCTGGGCGCCCGGGACCGGTTGGGGCCGGCGGTGCTGGGCACCGGTTTCACGCCGAGCAACCACCACCTGATCCCCGAGTTCGTCACCCGGGACTTCGCCGACCTGCCGATGCCGGCGAACGCCACCCTGCTGGCGTACCCGGCGGAGGGTCTGGAGGTGGTGCTCTACGCCTACCAGGCCGAGCAACGCGGCTGGCTGCGGATGGTCGGGCCGCAGTGGCGGCACCTGCTCGCCGCGGTGCCGGGTCTGTCGCCGGACCAGGAGTACGTGCCGACCGGGGAGGCGCCGCGGTCGACCCGGCTGGTGGGCACGTACGCGGGCGGGGAGTACGAGGCAGTGGCCGACCTGCCCGGCGACTTCCGGGTGCTGGCGTTGACCCGGGCCGCCCGCTACCCGGTCGACGGGGTGAGCCGGCGGTTGCGCCTCGCCTCCTGGCGGGGAGTGCCGTGCCTGGTGCTGCGGGAGGAGGCGGGCTGGCTGCGCGTGCGGTTGCGGCACCCGGATCCGGACGCGGTCGTCATCACCGGGGCACAGTGCCACGAACGGGGCGTCTACGAGGCGTGGGCGCCGGGCAGTGAGGTCACCGACGACCAGGTGGTGGATCACCCGTATCTCCTCTGACCCGGCCCAGAAGCGGGGGTGAGCCGGCCCAGGAATAACGGATGCCAGCCGGGGAAGGCTCGGTCTCCCACCCTGGACAGGAGGACGAGATGCCCTTCATCACCGTCGGCACGGAGAACTCCGCGCCCATCGACCTGTACTACGAGGACCATGGAGCGGGTCAACCGATCGTGTTGATCCACGGATTCCCGTTCAACGGGGCGACCTGGGAGAAGGTCTCCGGGCCACTGATCGATGCCGGATACCGGGTGATCACCTACGACCGGCGTGGTTTCGGCAACTCGGCCCAGCCCGCGTTCGGGTACGACTACGACACCTTCGCTGCGGATCTCGACGTGTTGATGACCGAACTGGACCTGCGTAACGCGATCCTGGTCGGGCACTCGATGGGCACCGGCGAGGTGACCCGCTATCTGGGCGCGTACGGCTCGGACCGGGTGGACCGGGCGGTACTGCTGGCGCCGCTGGCGCCGTACCTGCGGCAGGCGCCGGACAACCCGGAGGGGGTCGAGGCGAGCCAGTTCGAGGGGTTCAAGCAGGCGATCACGCAGGACCGGTTCGCCTTCCTCACCCAGTTCTGCAACAACTTCTTCAACTATGACGAGAACAAGGGGAAGCTGGTCAGCGAGGAGGCGTACCGGGCGCACTTCGACATCGGGGCGCGGGCCTCGGCGAGGGGCACGCACGAATGCGTGGACGCCTGGGGCACCGACTTCCGGGCCGATGTGTCGCGGATCGACGTGCCGGTGCTGATCGTGCAGGGCGACAAGGACAATGTGCTGCCGTACCCGAAGACCGGCCAGCGGCTGCAACCGATGCTCGCCGACAGCCGGCTGGTCACCCTGAAGGGCGCGCCGCACGGCACCCCGTGGACCAACGCCGACGAGGTCAACCAGGCGATCATGCAGTTCATCGGCTCCCCGTCCATGGCGCGGGCCTGAGCCGGATCGGTACGGGCCTGAGCCGGATCGGTGCGGGCCTGGGCTGGCGCCCGGTGCGGGCGGCTGAGCAGGTCCGCGACGGCGCGACCGCGCGACGGGCGCGACCCCGCTACCCGGGGTCGCGCCCGTCGAGGACCGACGGTCAGCCGGCGAGCCGGGCCAGTTCCTCGTCGACGATCGACGGGTCGAGCTTGCGGAAGACCGGCGTGGGCGCCGCGAGCGGTCGGCCCGTCGGAAGTGGTACGGACTCCCACCGCGCGCCCTGGGTGTAGTCCCCGGTCAGCACCGGGTACCCGGGCCCGACGTCGAGGTCGGCGACCTCCTCGATGACCGGCATCGGGGCGTGCACCCCGGTGCCGCCGAGTAGCTCGTGGATTTTCTGGGCGGAGTGCGGCAGGAACGGGGTGAGCAGCGTGTTGGCGTCGCTGACCACCTGGAGGGCGACGTGCAGGATGGTGCCCATCCGGGGCTTGTCCGCCTCGTCCTTGAGCTTCCACGGCGCCTGGTCGGAGAGGTACCTGTTGGCCTCGGCGACCACCTTCATCGCCTCACCGATGGCCTGCTTCTGCCGGTGTCGGGCGATCAGGTCGCCGACCGTGGCGAAGCCCGCCCGCGCGGTCGCGAGCAGCGCCTCGTCGGCGTCGGTGAGCCCGTCCGGGCCGACCGGCGGGATCGCGCCGAAGTTCTTCGCCGCCATGGAGACGGACCGGTTGACCAGGTTCCCCCAGCCGGCGACCAGCTCGTCGTTGTTGCGGCGCAGGAACTCGGCCCAGGTGAAGTCGGTGTCGTTGCTCTCCGGACCGGCCACCGCGATGAAGTAGCGCAGGGCATCCGCGTCGTACCGCTCCAGGAAGTCCCGGACGTAGATGACCACCCGGCGGGAGGAGGAGAACTTGCGTCCCTCCATGGTCAGGAACTCGCTGGAGACCACCTCGGTGGGCAGGTTGAGCCGCCCCAGCCGGCCCGGCTCGCCGTCGTGGCCGCCCTCGCCGGAGTAGCCGGCGAGCAGGGCGGGCCAGATCACCGAGTGGAAGACGATGTTGTCCTTGCCCATGAAGTAGTAGGCCTGGGCGTCCTTCCCCGCGCCGTCGGCGGACCACCACTTCTGCCAGGCGTCGGGGTCGCCCGAGCGGCGGGCCCACTCGATGGAGGCGGACAGGTAGCCGATGACCGCGTCGAACCAGACGTAGATCCGCTTGTCGGTGCGGTCGCGCCAGCCGTCGAGCGGGATCGGCACGCCCCACTCCAGGTCCCGGGTGATGGCCCGGGGCTGGAGGTCGTCGAGCAGGTTCCTCGAGAACCGCAGCACGTTGGGGCGCCAGCCCTCCCGGGTGTCCAGCCACTGCCGCAGCACGCCGGCCAGGGCCGGCAGGTCGAGGAAGAAGTGCTCGGTCTCGACGAACTTCGGCGTCTCTCCGTTGATCTTCGACCTGGGGTTGATCAGGTCGATCGGGTCGAGCTGGTTGCCGCAGTTGTCGCACTGGTCACCGCGGGCGCTGTCGTAGCCGCAGATCGGGCAGGTGCCCTCGATGTACCGGTCGGGCAGGGTCCGACCGGTCGATGGCGAGATCGCCCCCATCGTGGTCTTCGGCACGATGTAACCGTTGCGGTACATCCCCTCGAACAACTCCTGCACCACCGCGTAGTGGTTGCGGGTGGTGGTGCGGGTGAACAGGTCGTAGGAGAGGCCGAGGCCGTGCAGATCCTCCACGATCACCCGGTTGTACCGGTCGGCCAGCTCACGGGGTTTCAGTCCCTCGGCGTCGGCCTGCACCTGGATCGGGGTGCCGTGCTCGTCGGTGCCCGAGACCATGAGCACGTCGTGGCCGGCCATTCGCATGTACCGGGCGAAGACGTCGGCGGGAACGCCGAAACCGGAGACGTGGCCGATGTGGCGCGGGCCGTTGGCGTACGGCCAGGCCACTGCCGCGAGAACGTGACTCATGGGCAGAAAGCCTAGTGACCCCTGCGCGGTGACCGCGAACCAATAGGGCACCCCGGTCGGCGAGGTGGTCCGATTACCGTCGACCGCTAGTCCGATTTGTCGCCGACACGCTGTCTGAGCTGCCAGACCAGCCACCCTCACCGGTGTCCAATGAAGCGCGTGACTGGCAGCCGAGCCGCCCGAGACCACTCCGACGGCCTCCCCACCGAGACCCGGCCGGACCCGGCGTCGCGCATCCAGGCGGTGGCGCCGCAGCCCCGCACGGTGCCCCCGGCGACGCCGGACAGCGCGGCGCCGGCGCCCCCGGACGGCACGGCGCCGCCCGCGCCCGACCGCGCCGACGCGGCCACCGTCGAGCTGGAGCGGAGCGTCGTCGAGGTGGAGCCGACCACCGGCGCGCCGGTGGACCTGCTGCCGCGCCGGGTACCGGTCCGGCCGCCCGGACGCCGGGGCCGCTGGGGCCGGTCCCGCGACGACGGTACGCCCGACGAGGACACGTTCTGGGCGCCGATCGAGGAGGTGCACTGGGACGGCACACCGGTGCGGCAGGAGGCACCCGGCAGCCCGTGGTGGCGGCGGATCTGGCCGCAGCGCCGTCGCCGGGAACGGAGCATCCACCCACCGGATCCGCTGCCGGGGCTCTCCGCGCTGGTCGGGTTGAGCCTGGCGGCGGCCTTCTTCTCGTGGGTCAGTGCCGGCCCGTTCTGGCTCGCGGTCGGGCACGCCACCACGGGCGCCGTGGTCGTGACCGGGTGCACCGGCGACGGCCTGACCCAGCGGTGCCGGGGCATCTTCACGGCCACCGACGAGACGTTCCGGACCCACGGCGTACGGGTCAGCGGGGTGCCCGGTGACCGGACCGCACCCGGTTCGGCCCTGCCCGCCCGGGTGACCGGACCGGACGGCACCGTCGCGTACGCCGGCCGGGGGTTCGGTGCCCACCTGCGGTGGCTGCTCGGGCTGCTGGGGGTCCTCGGCTGCGCGGCGGGCATCGTCCGGTGGACCGGCGCGGCACGGCTGCCCGACGAGGGCGAGCGGCGTTGGGCGATCGCCGCCTCGCTGGCCAGCCCGTTGCTGATCACCCTCGGCTTCCTGATCGCCGCGTACTGAGTCCCGCGGGCGCCCCGAGCGCCGCGGGCTACCGGGCACCTCGGCAGGGACGCGCCCTACGACTGGTGCACGAGGGCGTAGACGTCGCGCCGGCGCAGCCCGTGGGCGGTCGCGACGTCGGTGATCGCGTCCCGTCGACTCCGGCCCGCCGCCTCCCGCTCGGCGACGGCGGTGCGCAGCGCGTCATCGTCCGGGCGGGTCGCGGGCGTCGCGGGGGCACCGGCCACCACGAGGGTGATCTCACCGCGCGGGTCGCCCTCGGCGGCCCACCGGGCCAGTTCCCCGAGCGGGCGGCGTAGCACCTCTTCGTACGTCTTGGTCAGCTCGCGGCAGAGCGCGGCGGGCCGGTCCGCGCCGAACGCGTCGGCCAGGTCGGCCAGCGCGGCGGCGACCCGGTGCGGCGCCTCGAAGAGGACCAGCGTCCGGTCCTCGGCGGCCAACGACCGTAGCCGGGCCCGGCGGGCGCCGGGGCTGCGCGGCAGGAACCCTTCGAAGCAGAACCGGTCGCAGGGCAGCCCGGACAGCGCCAGGGCGGTGGTGACGGCGCTGGGACCGGGTGCGGCGGTGACCGGTACGCCGGCGTCCAGGGCCGCCCGGACCAGGCGATAGCCGGGGTCGGAGACGCTCGGCATCCCGCCGTCGGTGACCAGCGCGACGACGTACCCCGCCGCGAGCACGTCGACCAGTTCGGGGGTGCGCCGTTCCTCGTTGCCCTCGAAGTAGGAGACGATCCGGCCGGGGATCGTCACGTCGAGATCCCGGGCGAGCCGGCTCAGCCGCCGGGTGTCCTCGGCGGCGACCACGTCGGCGGCGGCCAGCACGTCGCGGAGCCGGGTGGAGGCGTCGGCGGGGTTGCCGAGCGGCGCGCCGAGCAGAACCAGGCGGCCAGTTTCGGACGTTTCACCCACGGGCACGCGCTCCTTCATCGACGGTCGTACCGGATTGGGGGACGATGGGCGCCACCGACCCCCTCCGCAGCCTACGATCGCCGGGTGACGAGTGCGTCGACAGCACAGAGCGCGGAGCCGGATCAGCCGGCGTCGGAACAGGCGGCGACCACGGCCACCTCCACTGAGCAGGCGGCCGGTGGTGTATCGGCGACGGTCCGCCGCCGGCTGGCCACGGTCGAGGCCGGGCTGGACGCCCGTTCGTGGCTGGCCACGGCGGTGGTGGTGGCGATCGCGGCGGTCCTCCGGTTCGCCAATCTCAGCCACCCACCCGGCAAGATCTTTGACGAGATCTACTACGCCCGGGACGCCTGGGGCCTGATCGACAAGGGCGTGGAGTGGAACTACAAGGACGGCGGCCCGTCGTACGTGGTCCACCCGCCGCTCGGCAAGTGGCTGATCGGCCTCGGCGAATGGGCCTTCGGCTACTCCGACGCCGAGCACGGCATCTCGGTGCCCGGGCAGCTGTTCACCACCGCACCGGAGTTCGGCTGGCGCTTCTCGGCGGCGCTGATCGGCACCCTGTCGGTGCTGCTGCTGGTCCGCATCGGCCGCCGGATGTTCCACTCCACGGTGCTCGGCTGCGCCGCCGGCCTGCTGCTCGCGGTCGACGGCTTCCACCTGGTGCTCTCCCGCACCGCGCTGCTCGACATCTTCCTGCTCTTCTTCGTGCTGGCCGCCTTCGGCGCGCTGGTGCTCGACCGGGACGCGACCCGCCGACGCTGGGCCCGGGCGCTGGAGGCCGGGTTGGATCCGGCCGCCCGGGGGCGCGCCGGCCGCCCGCCGGCGGGCTGGCGGAACTGGCCCTGGTGGCGACTGGCGACCGGGGTGCTGCTCGGCTGCGCCTTCGCGGTGAAGTGGAGCGCGCTGTTCTTCGTGCCGGTCTTCGCGCTGCTGATGTTCCTCTGGGACGTCGGCGCCCGCCGCTCGGCGGGGGTGCCCCGGCCGTGGCGGGGCACGCTGCTCGACGGGTTGCCGTGGATGGTGCTCGCCGGCCTGCTGATGGCGGTCACCTACGTCGCGACCTGGTCCGGCTGGCTGCTCAGCCAGGAGGGCTACTACCGGGTCGCCGAGCGCTACCCGGACGCCGGGCTCAGCGACACGCCGGTGGTCGGTGCCCTGTGGAACCTGGTGCAGTACCACCAGGCCGCGCTGGGCTTCCACGGCCAGCTCGACGATCCCCACAAGTACCAGTCGTGGCCGTGGCAGTGGCTGCTGCTCGGCCGGCCGGTGGCGTTCCACTGGACCGGCGACGGTCCCTGCGGGGCCGCGAGCTGTGCCGAAGAGGTGCTGTTGCTGGGCACCCCGCTGCTGTGGTGGTCGTTCCTGCCCGCGCTGGTGGCGCTGGTCTGGCTCGGCCTGGCCCGGCGGGACTGGCGGGCCGGCACCATCCTGCTCGGCGCGGGGGCGGGGCTGCTGCCCTGGTTCTGGTTCGCCCTCGACGGCCGGACGATGTTCTCCTTCTACGCCGCGCCCGCGCTGCCGTTCCTCGTGCTCGCCGTGGTCTACGTGCTGGGTGCGATCGCCTCGCCGGCCGGGCCGAGCGGCAGTCGACCGGTCGGTGGCGCCGACGAGGAGGCGAGCCGTGACCGGCGGCTGGTCGGCGGGGTGATAGCCGGCGCGTACGTGGTGCTCGTCGTGCTCTGTTTCGCGTACTTCTATCCGATCTTCGTAGGCGGGTCGCTGCCGTACGAGGACTGG
This is a stretch of genomic DNA from Micromonospora sp. WMMD1082. It encodes these proteins:
- a CDS encoding alpha/beta hydrolase is translated as MPFITVGTENSAPIDLYYEDHGAGQPIVLIHGFPFNGATWEKVSGPLIDAGYRVITYDRRGFGNSAQPAFGYDYDTFAADLDVLMTELDLRNAILVGHSMGTGEVTRYLGAYGSDRVDRAVLLAPLAPYLRQAPDNPEGVEASQFEGFKQAITQDRFAFLTQFCNNFFNYDENKGKLVSEEAYRAHFDIGARASARGTHECVDAWGTDFRADVSRIDVPVLIVQGDKDNVLPYPKTGQRLQPMLADSRLVTLKGAPHGTPWTNADEVNQAIMQFIGSPSMARA
- the metG gene encoding methionine--tRNA ligase; this translates as MSHVLAAVAWPYANGPRHIGHVSGFGVPADVFARYMRMAGHDVLMVSGTDEHGTPIQVQADAEGLKPRELADRYNRVIVEDLHGLGLSYDLFTRTTTRNHYAVVQELFEGMYRNGYIVPKTTMGAISPSTGRTLPDRYIEGTCPICGYDSARGDQCDNCGNQLDPIDLINPRSKINGETPKFVETEHFFLDLPALAGVLRQWLDTREGWRPNVLRFSRNLLDDLQPRAITRDLEWGVPIPLDGWRDRTDKRIYVWFDAVIGYLSASIEWARRSGDPDAWQKWWSADGAGKDAQAYYFMGKDNIVFHSVIWPALLAGYSGEGGHDGEPGRLGRLNLPTEVVSSEFLTMEGRKFSSSRRVVIYVRDFLERYDADALRYFIAVAGPESNDTDFTWAEFLRRNNDELVAGWGNLVNRSVSMAAKNFGAIPPVGPDGLTDADEALLATARAGFATVGDLIARHRQKQAIGEAMKVVAEANRYLSDQAPWKLKDEADKPRMGTILHVALQVVSDANTLLTPFLPHSAQKIHELLGGTGVHAPMPVIEEVADLDVGPGYPVLTGDYTQGARWESVPLPTGRPLAAPTPVFRKLDPSIVDEELARLAG
- the rsmI gene encoding 16S rRNA (cytidine(1402)-2'-O)-methyltransferase, producing the protein MGETSETGRLVLLGAPLGNPADASTRLRDVLAAADVVAAEDTRRLSRLARDLDVTIPGRIVSYFEGNEERRTPELVDVLAAGYVVALVTDGGMPSVSDPGYRLVRAALDAGVPVTAAPGPSAVTTALALSGLPCDRFCFEGFLPRSPGARRARLRSLAAEDRTLVLFEAPHRVAAALADLADAFGADRPAALCRELTKTYEEVLRRPLGELARWAAEGDPRGEITLVVAGAPATPATRPDDDALRTAVAEREAAGRSRRDAITDVATAHGLRRRDVYALVHQS
- a CDS encoding phospholipid carrier-dependent glycosyltransferase; this translates as MATVEAGLDARSWLATAVVVAIAAVLRFANLSHPPGKIFDEIYYARDAWGLIDKGVEWNYKDGGPSYVVHPPLGKWLIGLGEWAFGYSDAEHGISVPGQLFTTAPEFGWRFSAALIGTLSVLLLVRIGRRMFHSTVLGCAAGLLLAVDGFHLVLSRTALLDIFLLFFVLAAFGALVLDRDATRRRWARALEAGLDPAARGRAGRPPAGWRNWPWWRLATGVLLGCAFAVKWSALFFVPVFALLMFLWDVGARRSAGVPRPWRGTLLDGLPWMVLAGLLMAVTYVATWSGWLLSQEGYYRVAERYPDAGLSDTPVVGALWNLVQYHQAALGFHGQLDDPHKYQSWPWQWLLLGRPVAFHWTGDGPCGAASCAEEVLLLGTPLLWWSFLPALVALVWLGLARRDWRAGTILLGAGAGLLPWFWFALDGRTMFSFYAAPALPFLVLAVVYVLGAIASPAGPSGSRPVGGADEEASRDRRLVGGVIAGAYVVLVVLCFAYFYPIFVGGSLPYEDWSARMWLNGRWI